The following proteins are encoded in a genomic region of Streptomyces lunaelactis:
- a CDS encoding alpha/beta fold hydrolase: protein MTAPDTNPGGTAGLGSPVRIDGPWTHRDVAANGARFHIAEMGDGPLVLLLHGFPQFWWTWRHQLPALADAGFRAVAMDLRGVGGSDRTPRGYDPANLALDITGVVRSLGEPDAALVGHDLGGYLAWTAAVMRPKLVRRLAVSSMPHPRRWRSAMLSDFSQSRAGSYVWGFQRPWVPERQLVADDASLVGRLIQDWSGPQLPDEDAVEVYRRAMRIPSTAHCAIEPYRWMVRSMARPDGIQFNRRMKRPVRVPTLHLHGSLDPAMRTRSAAGSGEYVEAPYRWRLFDGLGHFPHEEDPVAFSTELINWLKDPEPDR, encoded by the coding sequence ATGACGGCCCCTGATACCAACCCCGGCGGAACCGCCGGCCTCGGCAGCCCCGTACGCATTGATGGTCCCTGGACCCACCGCGACGTGGCCGCCAATGGTGCGCGCTTCCATATCGCCGAGATGGGCGATGGGCCGCTGGTGTTGCTGCTCCATGGCTTTCCGCAGTTCTGGTGGACGTGGCGGCATCAGCTGCCTGCGCTCGCCGACGCGGGGTTCCGGGCGGTGGCGATGGATCTGCGGGGCGTGGGCGGCAGCGACCGTACGCCGCGGGGTTACGACCCCGCGAACCTCGCGCTCGACATCACGGGTGTGGTGCGCTCCCTGGGCGAGCCGGACGCGGCGCTGGTCGGGCACGACCTGGGCGGGTATCTGGCGTGGACCGCGGCGGTGATGCGGCCGAAGCTGGTGCGCCGGCTGGCGGTCTCCTCGATGCCGCATCCGCGGCGGTGGCGCTCGGCGATGCTCTCGGACTTCTCGCAGAGCCGCGCGGGGTCGTACGTCTGGGGCTTCCAGCGGCCGTGGGTTCCGGAGCGTCAGCTCGTCGCGGACGACGCGTCCTTGGTGGGCAGGCTGATCCAGGACTGGTCCGGGCCGCAGCTGCCGGACGAGGACGCGGTCGAGGTCTACCGGCGCGCGATGCGCATCCCGTCGACGGCGCACTGCGCGATCGAGCCGTACCGGTGGATGGTGCGGTCGATGGCGCGGCCGGACGGGATCCAGTTCAACCGGCGGATGAAGCGCCCGGTGCGGGTGCCGACGCTGCATCTGCACGGCTCGCTCGACCCGGCGATGCGCACGCGGAGTGCGGCGGGGTCGGGAGAGTATGTGGAAGCGCCGTACCGCTGGAGGCTGTTCGACGGGCTGGGCCACTTCCCTCATGAGGAGGACCCGGTGGCGTTCTCCACGGAGCTCATCAACTGGCTGAAGGACCCCGAGCCGGACCGGTAG
- a CDS encoding phage holin family protein: MSDPGNSAAAAVGADRSLGQLVASATAEMSALVHDEIALAKAELRQDVKRGAIGGMAISIAGVFALFSLPVLSFAAAYGIHNLGLGLAWSFLIVGMAFLLLAGLLALIAVAKFKKVKPPEKSIASAKQTAAVLQSVKPHTRAAEEKATV; the protein is encoded by the coding sequence ATGAGCGACCCCGGCAACAGCGCGGCGGCGGCCGTCGGCGCCGACCGCAGTCTCGGGCAGCTGGTGGCCTCGGCGACCGCCGAGATGTCCGCGCTCGTGCACGACGAGATCGCCCTGGCCAAGGCGGAGCTGCGGCAGGACGTCAAGCGCGGCGCGATCGGTGGCATGGCCATCAGCATCGCGGGGGTGTTCGCGCTCTTCTCGCTGCCGGTGCTGAGTTTCGCCGCGGCGTACGGGATCCATAATCTGGGTCTCGGCCTCGCCTGGTCGTTCCTGATCGTGGGCATGGCGTTTCTGCTGCTCGCGGGATTGCTGGCGCTGATCGCCGTCGCCAAGTTCAAGAAGGTCAAGCCGCCGGAGAAGTCCATCGCTTCGGCCAAGCAGACGGCGGCCGTACTGCAGAGCGTCAAGCCGCATACCCGTGCGGCCGAGGAGAAAGCCACCGTCTGA
- the nhaA gene encoding Na+/H+ antiporter NhaA has product MAAPTPRKFLGRLSLPERTFVADALRAETVGGVLLLAAAIAALIWANTPLRDSYETVSNFHIGFASIGLDLSIQHWAADGLLALFFFVAGIELKRELVAGELRDRKAAALPVIAAICGMAVPALVYTLTVTIGGGSTDGWAVPTATDIAFALAVLAVIGTSLPSALRAFLLTLAVVDDLFAILIIAVFFTNDLNFAALGGAVIGLGVFWLLLRKGVRGWYVYVPLALVIWGLMYNSGVHATVAGVAMGLMLRCTKKEGEEHSPGEHIEHLVRPLSAGLAVPLFALFTAGVTVSGSALTDVFTTPETLGVVLGLVVGKAVGIFGGTWLAARFTKAELNDDLAWPDVFAVASLAGIGFTVSLLIGELAFADNLALTDEIKASVLIGSLIAAVFSGILLKLRVRKYRALVDDEERDEDQDGIPDIYEQDKPEYHLRMAAIYEEKAAEHRRKAQLAGASHDGGDSPA; this is encoded by the coding sequence GTGGCCGCGCCCACCCCCCGCAAGTTCCTCGGACGCCTTTCGCTGCCCGAGCGGACGTTCGTGGCGGACGCGCTGCGCGCCGAGACCGTTGGCGGCGTACTCCTCCTGGCGGCCGCGATCGCGGCGCTGATCTGGGCGAACACACCGCTGCGCGACAGCTACGAAACCGTAAGCAACTTCCACATAGGCTTCGCCTCCATCGGCCTCGACCTCTCGATACAGCACTGGGCAGCCGACGGGCTGCTCGCCCTCTTCTTCTTCGTCGCCGGCATCGAGCTCAAGCGCGAGCTGGTGGCCGGCGAGCTGCGCGACCGCAAGGCGGCCGCCCTTCCCGTGATCGCCGCGATCTGCGGCATGGCGGTGCCTGCCCTCGTCTACACCCTGACCGTCACCATCGGCGGCGGATCCACCGACGGCTGGGCAGTCCCGACCGCCACCGACATCGCCTTCGCGCTCGCCGTTCTCGCGGTCATCGGCACCTCTCTGCCGTCCGCGCTGCGCGCGTTCCTGCTGACCCTCGCCGTCGTCGACGACCTCTTCGCGATCCTGATCATCGCGGTCTTCTTCACCAACGACCTGAACTTCGCGGCGCTCGGCGGGGCCGTGATCGGGCTCGGCGTCTTCTGGCTGCTCCTGAGGAAGGGCGTGCGCGGCTGGTACGTATACGTGCCCCTCGCCCTGGTCATCTGGGGGCTGATGTACAACAGCGGCGTCCACGCCACCGTCGCCGGTGTCGCGATGGGCCTGATGCTGCGCTGCACGAAGAAGGAAGGCGAGGAGCACTCCCCCGGCGAGCACATCGAGCACCTCGTACGCCCCCTGTCCGCCGGACTCGCCGTACCGCTGTTCGCGCTCTTCACGGCAGGTGTGACCGTCTCCGGCAGCGCGCTCACCGATGTCTTCACCACCCCCGAAACCCTTGGTGTGGTCCTCGGTCTGGTGGTCGGCAAGGCCGTCGGCATCTTCGGCGGCACCTGGCTGGCGGCACGCTTCACCAAGGCCGAACTCAATGACGACCTGGCCTGGCCGGACGTCTTCGCCGTCGCCTCGCTCGCCGGCATCGGCTTCACGGTCTCGCTGCTCATCGGCGAACTCGCCTTCGCCGACAACCTGGCACTGACCGACGAGATCAAGGCCTCGGTGCTCATCGGCTCGCTGATCGCCGCCGTGTTCTCCGGGATTCTGCTCAAGCTGCGGGTGCGCAAGTACCGGGCGCTGGTCGATGACGAGGAGCGCGACGAGGACCAGGACGGCATCCCCGACATCTACGAGCAGGACAAGCCCGAGTACCACTTGCGGATGGCGGCGATCTACGAGGAGAAGGCCGCGGAGCACCGTCGTAAGGCTCAACTCGCGGGGGCATCGCACGACGGCGGCGACAGTCCGGCATGA
- the acs gene encoding acetate--CoA ligase, whose translation MSNESLANLLKEERRFAPPAELAANANVTAEAYEQAKADRLGFWAEQARRLSWATEPTETLDWTNPPFAKWFADGKLNVAYNCVDRHVEAGNGDRVALHFEGEPGDSRAITYAELKDEVSRAANALTELGVVKGDRVAVYLPMIPEAVVAMLACARIGAAHSVVFGGFSAEAVASRIQDADAKLVITADGGYRRGKPSALKPAIDEAVAKCPQIEHVLVVRRTGQDTAIAEGRDVWWHDIVARQSAEHTPEAFEAEHPLFILYTSGTTGKPKGILHTSGGYLTQAAYTHNAVFDLKPESDVFWCTADIGWVTGHSYIVYGPLANGATQVMYEGTPDTPHQGRFWEIIQKYGVTLLYTAPTAIRTFMKWGDDIPAKFDLSSLRILGSVGEPINPEAWIWYREHIGAGKTPIVDTWWQTETGAMMISPLPGVTETKPGSAQRALPGISATVVDDEAHEVPNGGGGYLVLTEPWPSMLRTIWGDDQRFIDTYWSRFEGKYFAGDGAKKDDDGDIWLLGRVDDVMLVSGHNISTTEVESALVSHPKVAEAAVVGAADETTGQAIVGFVILRGTASVDEGLVNELRNHVGSVLGPIAKPKRILPVAELPKTRSGKIMRRLLRDVAENRQLGDVTTLTDSSVMDLIQTQLPSAASED comes from the coding sequence GTGAGCAACGAAAGCCTGGCCAACCTGCTCAAGGAAGAGCGGCGGTTCGCGCCGCCGGCCGAGCTGGCCGCGAACGCCAACGTGACGGCGGAGGCGTACGAGCAGGCCAAGGCTGACAGGCTTGGCTTCTGGGCCGAGCAGGCGCGGCGGCTCAGTTGGGCCACCGAACCGACCGAGACCCTCGACTGGACCAATCCGCCCTTCGCGAAGTGGTTCGCCGACGGCAAGCTGAACGTCGCGTACAACTGCGTGGACCGCCATGTCGAGGCGGGCAACGGCGACCGCGTAGCCCTCCACTTCGAGGGCGAACCCGGCGACAGCCGCGCGATCACCTACGCCGAGCTCAAGGACGAGGTCTCGCGCGCCGCGAACGCCCTGACCGAGCTGGGAGTGGTCAAGGGCGACCGGGTCGCCGTGTACCTCCCGATGATCCCCGAGGCCGTCGTCGCGATGCTGGCCTGCGCCCGTATCGGCGCCGCGCACTCGGTGGTCTTCGGTGGTTTCTCGGCCGAAGCCGTCGCCTCCCGCATCCAGGACGCCGACGCCAAGCTGGTCATCACCGCCGACGGTGGCTACCGCCGCGGCAAGCCGAGCGCGCTCAAGCCCGCGATCGACGAGGCCGTCGCCAAGTGCCCGCAGATCGAGCATGTCCTGGTGGTGCGGCGTACCGGCCAGGACACGGCCATCGCCGAGGGCCGCGACGTCTGGTGGCACGACATCGTCGCCCGCCAGTCCGCCGAGCACACCCCGGAGGCCTTCGAGGCGGAGCACCCGCTCTTCATCCTCTACACCTCCGGTACGACGGGTAAGCCGAAGGGCATCCTGCACACCTCCGGCGGCTACCTCACCCAGGCGGCCTACACCCACAACGCCGTCTTCGACCTCAAGCCGGAGTCGGACGTCTTCTGGTGCACCGCCGACATCGGCTGGGTGACCGGCCACTCGTACATCGTGTACGGGCCGCTGGCCAACGGCGCGACACAGGTGATGTACGAGGGCACACCCGACACCCCGCACCAGGGCCGCTTCTGGGAGATCATCCAGAAGTACGGCGTCACTCTCCTCTACACGGCGCCGACCGCGATCCGCACGTTCATGAAGTGGGGCGACGACATCCCCGCGAAGTTCGACCTGTCCTCGCTGCGGATCCTGGGGTCGGTCGGTGAGCCGATCAACCCGGAGGCATGGATCTGGTACCGGGAGCACATCGGCGCCGGCAAGACCCCGATCGTGGACACCTGGTGGCAGACCGAGACCGGCGCGATGATGATCTCGCCGCTGCCCGGCGTCACCGAGACCAAGCCCGGCTCCGCACAGCGCGCGCTGCCCGGCATCTCGGCGACCGTCGTGGACGACGAGGCGCACGAGGTGCCCAACGGGGGCGGCGGCTATCTCGTCCTCACCGAGCCGTGGCCATCGATGCTGCGCACCATCTGGGGCGACGACCAGCGCTTCATCGACACGTACTGGTCGCGCTTCGAGGGCAAGTACTTCGCGGGCGACGGCGCCAAGAAGGACGACGACGGCGACATCTGGCTGCTCGGCCGGGTCGACGACGTGATGCTGGTGTCCGGCCACAACATCTCGACCACCGAGGTGGAGTCGGCGCTCGTGTCGCACCCGAAGGTCGCCGAGGCGGCGGTCGTGGGCGCGGCGGACGAGACGACCGGCCAGGCGATCGTGGGCTTCGTGATCCTGCGCGGTACGGCGAGCGTGGACGAGGGTCTGGTGAACGAGCTGCGCAACCACGTCGGCTCGGTGCTAGGCCCGATCGCCAAGCCGAAGCGGATCCTGCCGGTGGCCGAGCTGCCGAAGACCCGTTCGGGCAAGATCATGCGCCGGCTGCTGCGCGATGTCGCCGAGAACCGTCAGCTGGGCGACGTCACCACGCTCACCGACTCCTCGGTGATGGACCTCATCCAGACGCAGCTGCCGAGCGCCGCCAGCGAGGACTGA
- a CDS encoding bifunctional SulP family inorganic anion transporter/carbonic anhydrase: MSACVPTRTDDPSRKTKSNKTKSNKSRVSLTSRFQRPHSPPSPDGGDGGRRRFRIAGADFSASISVFLIALPLSLGIALATGAPLQAGLVAAAVGGIVAGRLGGSPLQVSGPAAGLTVVTADLIQRYGWRTTCAITVVAGLAQLGLAALRVARSALAVSPAIVHGMLAGIGVTIALAQLHIVLGGTPQSSAVDNVRALPAQLADLHTAALSASVLTVAVLLLWPRIPGRAGRIVRTVPAALAAVAGATVFAVLAGLSLPRVDLPSWSSHALPELPQGPALGILAAVLTITLVGSVESLLSAVAVDKLVAGRKEPDVHIPRAHLDRELAGQGAANVVSGALGGLPVTGVAVRSAANVSAGGVSRNATMLHGLWIAVAALLLVPVLDLIPLASLAALVMVVGIQMVSITHLRSVRRNREMLVYAATLASVVATGVLEGVVIGIGVAVAVALHRLTRTRIIADEQEGVHRVRARGQLTFLAVPRLSRILGQVPQGADCVVELDGSFMDHAAYEALHDWQASHVGQGGTVEFTGRAGGRISEPASETHGCCRPWTPWRNHHCDDRPPRADTHQLASGLRSFQRNTAPLVRDELARLAREGQRPSQLFLTCADSRLVTSMITASGPGDLFTVRNVGNLVPLPGAESSDDSVAAAIEYAVDVLAVDSITICGHSGCGAMQALLNAPPGGAQTPLRRWLRHGLPSMERMKSRHRSWARISGRLPTDAVEQLCLTNVVQQLEHLRAHEAVARRLAEGTLELHGMYFHVGEAQAYLLASSDEHEIDAVFDRVAPAPSALVKSRA, from the coding sequence ATGTCTGCCTGCGTCCCCACTCGCACCGACGACCCTTCTCGCAAGACCAAGAGCAACAAGACCAAGAGCAACAAGTCCCGCGTATCCCTCACCTCGCGCTTCCAGCGCCCGCACAGTCCACCATCGCCCGACGGCGGCGATGGCGGTCGACGTCGCTTCCGCATCGCGGGCGCCGACTTCTCCGCCTCGATCTCCGTGTTCCTGATCGCGCTGCCGCTCTCCCTCGGCATCGCGCTCGCCACCGGCGCACCACTCCAGGCCGGACTGGTGGCCGCCGCCGTCGGCGGTATCGTCGCCGGCCGGCTCGGCGGGTCGCCGCTGCAGGTCAGCGGCCCCGCGGCCGGACTGACCGTCGTCACCGCCGATCTGATCCAGCGGTACGGCTGGCGTACCACCTGCGCCATCACCGTCGTCGCCGGACTCGCCCAACTCGGGCTGGCCGCCCTGCGGGTGGCCCGCTCGGCTCTCGCCGTCAGCCCGGCGATCGTGCACGGCATGCTGGCCGGTATCGGCGTCACGATCGCCCTCGCCCAACTCCATATTGTTCTCGGCGGCACGCCGCAGAGCTCGGCCGTCGACAACGTCCGCGCTCTTCCTGCCCAGTTGGCCGATCTGCATACCGCCGCGCTCTCGGCCAGCGTCCTGACCGTTGCCGTACTGCTGCTGTGGCCGCGGATTCCGGGGCGTGCGGGCCGGATCGTACGAACGGTCCCGGCCGCGCTCGCGGCGGTGGCAGGCGCCACCGTCTTCGCCGTCCTCGCCGGGCTGAGCCTGCCGCGCGTCGATCTGCCGTCCTGGAGCAGCCACGCGCTGCCCGAGCTGCCCCAGGGGCCGGCGCTCGGCATCCTCGCCGCCGTGCTCACCATCACCCTGGTGGGCAGCGTGGAGTCGCTGCTGTCGGCGGTCGCCGTCGACAAGCTGGTGGCTGGCCGCAAGGAGCCGGACGTCCACATTCCGCGCGCTCACCTCGACCGGGAGCTGGCCGGGCAGGGGGCGGCGAACGTCGTCTCCGGAGCGCTCGGCGGGCTGCCCGTCACCGGGGTCGCCGTACGCAGCGCCGCCAATGTGTCCGCCGGCGGTGTGAGCCGCAACGCCACGATGCTGCACGGGCTGTGGATCGCGGTCGCCGCGCTGCTGCTGGTGCCCGTGCTCGATCTGATCCCGCTGGCCTCCCTCGCCGCGCTGGTGATGGTCGTGGGCATCCAGATGGTCAGCATCACGCATCTGCGCAGCGTGCGGCGGAACCGCGAAATGCTGGTGTATGCGGCGACGCTGGCCTCGGTCGTTGCCACCGGCGTACTGGAAGGAGTGGTGATCGGGATCGGGGTGGCCGTCGCCGTCGCGCTGCACCGGCTGACCAGGACGCGGATCATCGCGGACGAGCAGGAGGGGGTTCACCGGGTGCGGGCGCGCGGCCAGTTGACCTTCCTCGCCGTGCCCCGGCTGAGCCGGATACTGGGGCAGGTGCCCCAGGGGGCCGACTGTGTCGTCGAGTTGGACGGCTCGTTCATGGACCATGCCGCCTACGAGGCGCTGCACGACTGGCAGGCCTCGCATGTCGGGCAGGGCGGGACGGTGGAGTTCACCGGCCGGGCGGGGGGGCGGATCAGCGAGCCCGCCTCCGAGACGCACGGCTGCTGCCGCCCCTGGACACCCTGGCGCAACCACCACTGCGACGATCGGCCCCCGCGTGCCGATACGCATCAACTGGCCAGCGGGCTGCGCTCGTTCCAGCGCAATACGGCTCCGCTGGTGCGCGACGAGCTGGCGCGGCTGGCGCGCGAGGGGCAGCGGCCCTCGCAGCTCTTCCTCACCTGCGCCGACTCCCGCCTGGTCACCAGCATGATCACGGCCAGCGGTCCGGGTGATCTGTTCACCGTACGGAATGTGGGCAATCTGGTGCCCCTGCCCGGCGCGGAGAGCAGCGACGACTCGGTGGCGGCCGCGATCGAGTACGCCGTCGATGTGCTGGCGGTGGACTCGATCACCATCTGCGGGCATTCCGGGTGCGGTGCGATGCAGGCCCTGCTGAACGCTCCGCCCGGGGGCGCCCAGACCCCGTTGCGGCGCTGGCTGCGGCACGGGCTGCCGAGCATGGAGCGGATGAAGAGCCGGCACCGTTCCTGGGCCAGGATCTCCGGGCGGCTGCCCACCGACGCGGTCGAGCAGCTGTGTCTGACCAACGTGGTCCAGCAGTTGGAGCATCTGCGCGCCCATGAGGCGGTGGCCCGGCGGCTCGCCGAGGGCACGCTGGAGCTGCACGGCATGTACTTCCATGTCGGCGAGGCCCAGGCGTATCTGCTCGCCAGCAGCGACGAGCACGAGATCGACGCGGTCTTCGACCGGGTCGCGCCCGCACCCTCGGCGCTGGTGAAGTCGCGCGCCTGA
- a CDS encoding nucleotide-binding protein has protein sequence MKIAFVGKGGSGKTTLSSLFIRHLAANEAPVVAVDADINQHLGAALGLDETEAAALPPMGAHLPLIKDYLRGSNPRIASAETMIKTTPPGEGSRLLRVHEDNPVYEACARTVHLDDGDIRLMATGPFTESDLGVSCYHSKIGAVELCLNHLVDGPDEYVVVDMTAGSDSFASGMFTRFDMTFLVAEPTRKGVSVYRQYKEYARDFGVALKVVGNKVQGQEDLDFLREEVGEDLLVTVGHSEWVRVMEKGRSPRFELLEADNRMSLQALQNAAEDSYENRDWERYTRQMVHFHLKNAESWGNAKTGADLAAQVDPGFVLGERSAVPQHS, from the coding sequence ATGAAGATCGCTTTCGTAGGGAAGGGCGGCAGCGGCAAGACGACGCTGTCCTCGCTCTTCATCCGCCACCTTGCCGCCAATGAGGCCCCCGTCGTCGCGGTGGACGCCGACATCAACCAGCATCTTGGGGCCGCACTCGGTCTCGACGAGACGGAGGCCGCCGCACTGCCCCCGATGGGGGCGCACCTGCCGCTGATCAAGGACTATCTGCGGGGCTCCAACCCCCGGATCGCCTCCGCCGAGACGATGATCAAGACGACGCCCCCGGGCGAGGGCTCGCGGCTGCTGCGTGTCCACGAGGACAACCCGGTCTACGAGGCCTGCGCCCGTACTGTCCACCTCGACGACGGGGACATCCGGCTGATGGCGACGGGGCCCTTCACCGAGTCCGATCTCGGGGTGTCCTGCTACCACTCCAAGATCGGCGCGGTCGAGCTCTGCCTCAACCACCTGGTCGACGGCCCGGACGAGTATGTGGTCGTCGACATGACGGCCGGCTCGGACTCCTTCGCCTCCGGGATGTTCACCCGCTTCGACATGACGTTCCTGGTGGCCGAGCCGACGCGGAAGGGGGTCTCCGTCTACCGCCAGTACAAGGAGTACGCACGGGATTTCGGCGTCGCGCTGAAGGTCGTCGGCAACAAGGTGCAGGGCCAGGAGGATCTGGACTTCCTGCGCGAGGAGGTGGGCGAAGACCTGCTCGTCACCGTTGGGCACTCGGAGTGGGTACGGGTGATGGAGAAGGGCCGGTCGCCGCGGTTCGAGCTGTTGGAGGCGGACAACCGCATGTCGCTGCAGGCACTGCAGAACGCCGCGGAGGACTCGTACGAGAACCGCGACTGGGAGCGCTACACGCGCCAGATGGTGCACTTCCACCTGAAGAACGCGGAGAGTTGGGGCAACGCGAAGACCGGCGCCGACCTGGCCGCACAGGTCGACCCCGGCTTCGTGCTGGGTGAGCGTTCGGCGGTTCCGCAGCACAGCTGA
- a CDS encoding oxidoreductase, producing MSTHASSVDPLATLGALPGVADSVDSVRKAVDRVYGHRVMRRRSNEVTSEAALRGARGSAALSGADWALEEVRRRTDFGVEAEARTVGAALRLTAEAGQLLSIWRQSPLRVLARLHLVAAGGVGEDEAVGRPRLAGEAVDEPLIEAPLPDANEVTGRLDGLAELIITGSSAPALVTAAVVHGELLALRPFGSYNGLVARTAERIVLIGSGLDPKAICPAEVGHAEQGRAAYAAAFEGYLSGTPDGMAAWMAHCGRAVELGVRESTAVCEALQRGAA from the coding sequence ATGAGTACGCATGCCTCGTCGGTCGACCCCCTCGCCACTCTCGGCGCCCTGCCGGGCGTCGCCGACTCCGTGGACTCCGTACGCAAAGCTGTCGACCGGGTCTACGGCCACCGGGTCATGCGGCGCCGCAGCAACGAGGTCACCTCGGAGGCGGCGCTGCGCGGAGCGCGCGGTTCCGCCGCGCTGTCCGGGGCCGACTGGGCCCTGGAAGAGGTCCGCAGGCGCACTGACTTCGGCGTCGAGGCCGAGGCACGGACGGTCGGCGCGGCGCTGCGGCTGACCGCCGAGGCCGGTCAACTGCTGTCCATCTGGCGGCAGTCGCCGCTGAGGGTGCTGGCCAGGCTGCATCTGGTCGCGGCCGGCGGCGTCGGCGAGGACGAGGCGGTGGGCCGGCCGCGCCTGGCCGGCGAAGCGGTCGACGAGCCGCTGATCGAGGCGCCGCTGCCGGACGCGAACGAGGTGACCGGCCGGCTGGACGGGCTGGCGGAGCTGATCATCACGGGCAGTTCCGCACCGGCCCTGGTGACGGCCGCCGTGGTGCACGGCGAGCTGCTCGCGCTGCGTCCCTTCGGTTCGTACAACGGCCTGGTCGCGCGGACGGCCGAGCGCATCGTGCTGATCGGCAGCGGGCTCGATCCGAAGGCCATCTGCCCGGCGGAGGTCGGCCACGCCGAGCAGGGCAGAGCTGCCTATGCCGCGGCCTTCGAGGGCTATCTCTCGGGGACGCCGGACGGCATGGCCGCCTGGATGGCGCACTGCGGGCGCGCGGTGGAGCTGGGGGTCAGGGAGTCGACCGCCGTGTGTGAGGCGTTGCAGCGCGGCGCTGCCTGA
- a CDS encoding HAD family hydrolase, with protein sequence MLGLVENHSLPRTAAFFDLDKTVIAKSSTLTFSKSFYQGGLINRRAVLRTAYAQFVFLAGGADHDQMERMREYLSALCKGWNVQQVKEIVAETLHDLIDPIIYDEAASLIEEHHTAGRDVVIVSTSGAEVVEPIGELLGADRVVATRMVVGEDGCFTGEVEYYAYGRTKAEAIKELAASEGYDLARCYAYSDSATDVPMLASVGHPYAVNPDRALRREATTRGWPILVFNRPVRLKQRLPALSMPPRPALVAAAAVGAAAATAGLVWYASRRRTAAAQATAV encoded by the coding sequence ATGCTCGGGCTCGTGGAAAACCACTCCTTGCCGCGCACAGCTGCCTTCTTCGACCTGGACAAGACGGTCATTGCGAAGTCTTCGACTCTGACCTTCAGCAAGTCCTTCTACCAAGGCGGGCTGATCAACCGGCGCGCCGTACTACGGACCGCCTATGCCCAGTTCGTTTTTCTCGCGGGCGGTGCCGACCACGACCAGATGGAGCGGATGCGGGAGTACCTCTCCGCGCTCTGCAAAGGCTGGAACGTCCAGCAGGTCAAGGAGATCGTCGCCGAGACGCTCCATGACCTGATCGACCCGATCATCTACGACGAGGCCGCGTCGCTGATCGAGGAGCACCACACCGCCGGCCGGGACGTCGTCATCGTCTCCACCTCCGGCGCGGAGGTCGTCGAGCCGATCGGCGAGCTGCTCGGCGCGGACCGGGTGGTGGCCACACGCATGGTGGTGGGCGAGGACGGCTGCTTCACGGGCGAGGTGGAGTACTACGCGTACGGGCGGACCAAAGCGGAAGCGATCAAGGAGCTCGCCGCATCCGAGGGGTACGACCTGGCTCGCTGCTATGCCTACAGCGACTCGGCCACCGATGTCCCGATGCTGGCGTCTGTCGGCCATCCGTACGCCGTGAACCCGGACCGCGCACTGCGACGCGAGGCGACCACGCGCGGCTGGCCGATTCTCGTCTTCAATCGCCCGGTCCGGCTGAAGCAGCGGCTCCCCGCGCTCTCCATGCCACCGCGCCCCGCCCTGGTCGCGGCGGCCGCGGTGGGTGCGGCTGCCGCGACGGCCGGACTGGTCTGGTACGCGAGCCGGCGGCGCACTGCCGCGGCTCAGGCCACCGCCGTATAG